From a region of the Colias croceus chromosome 14, ilColCroc2.1 genome:
- the LOC123697331 gene encoding uncharacterized protein LOC123697331: MCLDMNFTMIKMTKCNKQCNKMCMDGRCCGMEVETGCLIWAIISTILSALAMLFSWSLIFYINYFVGHGGDPIGFAVLQVYNILFILVSCSITSSFVFSVILLVGVVKKKAKYLESYITFGIFITVFMLAVFVAVSLLSELGGSDGFVIYLVCSIAFIILLGLYYGLILHMVKVTSLKFNGNLAQQNSDAEKTNV, translated from the exons atgtgtCTGGACATGAATTTTACAA tGATTAAGATGACAAAATGCAATAAGCAATGCAATAAGATGTGTATGGACGGGAGATGTTGCGGTATGGAGGTAGAGACAGGGTGTCTCATATGGGCCATTATAAGTACT ATCCTTTCAGCCTTGGCGATGTTATTCTCTTGGAGtttaattttctatattaattatttcgtgGGTCATGGCGGCGACCCTATAGGTTTCGCTGTTCTTCAAGTGTATAACATACTATTTATACTTGTAAGTTGTTCAATAACATCATCATTTGTTTTTTCGGTAATTCTGCTGGTTGGAGTTGTCAAG aaaaaaGCGAAATATCTCGAATCCTACATCACTTTTGGAATATTTATAACTGTTTTTATGCTGGCTGTGTTTGTGGCTGTTTCTTTATTATCAGAACTTGGTGGTTCCGATggctttgttatttatttagtatgtTCCATTgcttttatcatattattag GTTTATACTATGGACTTATTTTACACATGGTGAAAGTTACGTCCCTTAAATTTAACGGAAATTTAGCACAACAGAACTCAGATGCAGAAAAGACGAACGTTTAA
- the LOC123697332 gene encoding uncharacterized protein LOC123697332 isoform X1 has protein sequence MSNFRINMTCSHASCFSIKLETGCLIWAICGIMISSIAAIFSFGVIFYFEYCETPSGDALGHAIGEIFIIIVIFFTCVIIVSFIFTVLLLVGVVKRRTSYLRAYLIFGVVVSSFLLFVFFLLSMIMGHDGPDAFDVFLLNSLIFFLFLGLYSLILRMVHMTYIKFRDESMLQQNSIQHKTIV, from the exons ATGTCTAATTTCAGAATTAACATGACGTGTTCTCATGCGAgttgtttttctataaaacTCGAGACTGGGTGTCTAATATGGGCCATTTGTGGTATC ATGATATCAAGCATAGCGGCAATATTCTCATTTGGTGTAATATTCTACTTTGAGTACTGCGAGACACCCAGTGGCGACGCTCTTGGACATGCTATTGGTGAAATATTCATCAtcatagtaatattttttacttgtgTAATCATAGTATCGTTTATATTTACGGTACTTCTCCTTGTTGGAGTTGTTAAG AGAAGGACGTCTTACCTGAGAGCATACTTAATATTTGGCGTGGTGGTTTCTTCATTccttttatttgtattctttCTTCTATCGATGATAATGGGACATGATGGCCCCGATGCGTTTGATGTTTTCCTGCTAAATTCTCTTATCTTCTTTCTATTTTTAG gtTTATATTCTCTTATATTACGCATGGTTCACATGACATACATAAAATTCAGAGATGAAAGTATGCTTCAGCAGAACTCAATTCAACACAAGACCATCGTTTAA
- the LOC123697332 gene encoding uncharacterized protein LOC123697332 isoform X2, which produces MTCSHASCFSIKLETGCLIWAICGIMISSIAAIFSFGVIFYFEYCETPSGDALGHAIGEIFIIIVIFFTCVIIVSFIFTVLLLVGVVKRRTSYLRAYLIFGVVVSSFLLFVFFLLSMIMGHDGPDAFDVFLLNSLIFFLFLGLYSLILRMVHMTYIKFRDESMLQQNSIQHKTIV; this is translated from the exons ATGACGTGTTCTCATGCGAgttgtttttctataaaacTCGAGACTGGGTGTCTAATATGGGCCATTTGTGGTATC ATGATATCAAGCATAGCGGCAATATTCTCATTTGGTGTAATATTCTACTTTGAGTACTGCGAGACACCCAGTGGCGACGCTCTTGGACATGCTATTGGTGAAATATTCATCAtcatagtaatattttttacttgtgTAATCATAGTATCGTTTATATTTACGGTACTTCTCCTTGTTGGAGTTGTTAAG AGAAGGACGTCTTACCTGAGAGCATACTTAATATTTGGCGTGGTGGTTTCTTCATTccttttatttgtattctttCTTCTATCGATGATAATGGGACATGATGGCCCCGATGCGTTTGATGTTTTCCTGCTAAATTCTCTTATCTTCTTTCTATTTTTAG gtTTATATTCTCTTATATTACGCATGGTTCACATGACATACATAAAATTCAGAGATGAAAGTATGCTTCAGCAGAACTCAATTCAACACAAGACCATCGTTTAA